The Alkalihalobacillus sp. TS-13 genomic interval AGAACCATCACTTCCATCTCTGATTGAGTCAGATAGTAAGTAATGGCTGCACCAATAATGCCCCCACCTATAACAGCTACTTCTGTTGTAACGTTTCGCATATATTATCGATCCTTTTTCTGATAGTCAGTTAATTAGAATGCAATTTTTATGCCAAGTTTAAAATAAAGCCACGTCAGCTTTCGATAGAAAAACATGTAAAGAAAACTTGGCAAAGCCAAGCCTTTAGCGCAGGCTGAGCCTTAGTTGAGCTTATATTGAAGAAAGTGTTTTATACTTTCTTTAAATGTAAAAATAATTGGTAACTGTCAAAATAATTTGACACAAATTTCGAGATCAAGCTATGAAAATAGCAATCACCCTTATACTGGGTTGCGGATAAAGGAATTCACTTTTTGGCTTGATTCTTGCATGAATATAAAGTGATAAGGAGGGACTAACATGAGAGAAAATCAAACGTTAGTATGTCGTTGCGAAGAAGTCACCCTTGAAGAATTACTTAGAACGATCAATACGTTTCAGTGTTCTGCACGCGAATTGAAACTACGTACTCGTGCAGGAATGGGCGTTTGTGGAGGAAGGACTTGCAGATCCAGTCTTGACCTTTTGATAAGCCAAAGAGAAGGGGAAAATTCTTCAGATTCCATACCTTTAAAATATCAGCCGCCCATTCGGCCAATTACATTCAAGAATCTGGGTGATATATAAATGGATAAAAGAATTGTAAACCATCCGATCCTGGACACTTTGGCTGATAATAAGGAGATTTCATTTTCATTCAATGGTGAAAATCATAAGGCTATCGAGGGGGATACGATCGCCTCCGCACTACTGGCTAAGGGCATCCGCACACTTCGACACCATGAGGAAAGCGGTAATCCTAGAGGAATCTACTGCAATATCGGACATTGTTTCGAATGCCGTGTCAAAGTCAGGAACTCTGAAACAGTCCGTGCCTGCCTTACTCCAGTAGAAGATGGAATGATGGTTGAAAGCCTCACCCAGTATCCAACTCCTTTAAAAGGAGGTTCATGGCATGATTGACGTTATTATCATCGGTGGAGGACCTGCAGGATTGACAGCGGCAAATACGTGTGCTCGTAATCGATTGCAAGTTTTGGTGCTTGATGAATTCATGAAACCAGGTGGAAGGCTGTTGGGCCAGCTCCATGAAGAACCAGATGGAGAATGGTGGAATGGTATGAAGGAAGCTTCGGTTTTGGCTTCCAATGCGCATAACCTGGGTGTAGACGTACAAACTGGTGTATCGGTCCATAACTTACAATACAATAAAGGGTATTGGGACGTATTCACAAACAAAGGCAAGTTCCGTTCAGCTAATATACTCTTGGCTACAGGGGCAGCCGAAACACCTTTACCCCTCCCTGGCTGGACACTTCCTGGTGTGATGTCGATCGGTGCAGCCCAGGTGATGACAAATGTCCATCGCGTAAAGGTTGGTGAAAAGGGGATTATTGTGGGCATGAATATACTCTCATTTGCAATCATGAGGGAACTGCAGTTGGCAGGCATCCAAGTCGATAGAGTCCTGCTTCCTCCTTATAATGCGTTATCAGCAGATTCCTCCAACCCGATTAAAATAATAGGTGATTTGTCAGAAGCAGCCCATTTAGCTCCTGGTTTCATCATGAAATGGGGAGCCAAGTTGATGCATATGAAAGCTTTAAGAAAAATCGGATTGAACTTTTATCCTTCCAGCGGCTTGAAAATATGGGGTGTTCCGATCCAATTGAAACAGGCTGCCGTTGAAATTGTTGGTGACAAAAAAGTGGAAGGTGTAAAGGTAGTAAAGTTGACCGTGAATGGAGACCCTGTACCAGGTACTGAACGAATTGTGGAGGCTGATTTCGTGTGTATTGCAGGTGGACTATATCCACTTGTGGAGTTAGCAGCGATTTCAGGATGTCCATTCCATTACATTCCGGAGTTGGGTGGTCATATTCCTTTGCACAACGAAAGAATGGAGACTCCTGTTGAAGGCCTTTATGTTGCAGGTAATATCACGGGAATTGAAAGTGCCAAGATTGCACTCGCACAGGGAGTCGTAGCAGGTTTATCAATCTCTCAAAAAGTCACGGGGAAGATTAAACTCGAAGAATTGACAAATGCAATTGATCATGTCCAATATGTAAGGGAGAAATCGATTATCCAATTCCATCCGGATATCCAAAAGGGAAGAAAAAAAATAGAAAGACTTTGGAATCATTACTACCAGGAAAAAATACAAAATACAATTTCCGTATGAAGTCAAAAGGGGCTGGCCCAAAAAGAAATAATAGGCCAGCCCTTATTTATGGGAAAGTACTAAAATGTATGTTTAATCGCACATGTTTTTAAAGTGGTGTAGAAATCAAGGGCAGCCTGTCCCTGTTCGCGAGTATGGGAACTTGACATTTTCATCCCTCCGAACGGTGCTTGATATTCAACTCCTGCTGTTTCTTGATTCACTCTTACCATTCCGGCATCAGCCTCATCGAGGAAACGGTGAGCCTTAGACAAATCCTGAGTGAAAATCGATGCGCTTAAACCATACACGGTTTGATTAGCCAATGATATCGCCTCTTCAAAATCATCAGCGGTAAGGATCACCGCAAGAGGACCAAAGACCTCTTCTTGAACGAGTTTGTGATCAGGGCTGATTCCTGCCACAACCATCGGATTAACAAAATATCCATTGTCATTCCCTTGCTCGATTTCTTTTTCAATAACCAATTCTGCTTCCTTTTTTGCAACAGAAACATATTCAGATACACTGTCAAATTGACTTTTTGATGCAACAGGACCCATATATGCATTTTTATCCAGGGCATGATTAACTTTGATGGTTTCCATTTCTAATTTTAAAGCTTCGACAAATGGTTCATAGGCTTCTTTTTCAACAATGATCCTGCTTGTCGCTGTGCATTTCTGCCCCGCCGAACGGAACGCACCGCTTACCACCATGGATGCTGCTTTCTGAAAGTCTGCATCTCTTAACACGATGGCTGCATTTTTTCCACCCATCTCGGTTTGATATTTGATATTACGAGCTGCGCATATCGAAGCCACTCTTTGACCCGTGGAGGTGGATCCTGTGAAACTGATAGCATTTATTTCCGTTTTTTCCAACAGTGCATTTCCTACATCTCTGCCTCTACCGATCACGATATTCACTACGCCATTAGGTAAATTCGTTTCAGCAAAAAGCTCCCCTAAACGGACGGCAGTAAGAGAAGCAGGCTCAGCCGGCTTCCAGAGTATCGTGTTACCACTAATCAATGCTGGAGCCATTTTCCAGATCGGAATAGCGACAGGAAAATTCCATGGTGTAATGAGCCCAACCACTCCTAATGGAACACGTTTAGTATATTGCAAGACATTCACATCCGATGAGGGGACGAGATTACCCTGGGACCGGACACCCTCACTTGCATAATAGCGAAGCAATTGAACGCCTCTGAGAACTTCTCCTTTCATTTCCGTAATGGGTTTTCCCATTTCTGAACTTGCCAATTCAGCAATATCCGTCATGTTTTTTTCCAGCACTGCTGCCATTTCATAAAGTACGTCCCCCCTCTTCGCCCCAGGCAATGAGGACCATTTCCGATAAGCTTCTTTAGCAGCAGCCTCAGCTTCTATAATATCCGTTTCATTAGAAAAGTGAATGGTACCGACTTTTTCGGAAAGATTTGAAGGATTCATGACATCACGTTGTTGACCTCCAGGTTTGACCCATTCTCCTCCGATCCAGTTTGTTGTTTCCATTTGATATACATCCTCCCTCAAAAAAGATTATTGATTTTGTAAGGTGCTTCGGGCCTTATCAAAGCAATGTTTGATGTCCTGGTACGTTTTATCATCCAGCTTCAACCGGGGCGGTCTTGTCGGACCTACTGGCTGACCATTAAGCTCCATCATATATTTGATGGCTTGTACCAACTGAGGAATTGCATCGTAATGGAATAATGGCAAAAGGCTCCTGTACAATGGCAACGCCTTCTCGACATTCCCCTCCCTTGCGAGTTGAAACAACTCAAGACACTCTTCAGGAAGCGCATTAGGGACACCGGCAATCCAACCTGTAGCCCCCATTAAAGGTCCTTCCAGGGAAAGATCATCAACGCCGATAAGAACCTCCAGACTGGTCTTTTCTAAAATATCGTGAACTCTCCGGACATCCCCAGAAAATTCTTTAACGGCGACCACATTTTCGATTTTCTCTAACTCTGCTAAAAATTCTGGTGTCAGATCAGTCGGATAATCTCTAGGATTGTTATAAGCAATAACTGGTAAACCAACATTTGAAATCTGGCGATAGTGTTCTGTAATTTCATGTTCCAGTGGCTTGTAATTGATTGGTGGAAGCGCCATGATCCCCGATGCTCCAAGGCCTTTCGCATGTTCACACCATTTTACCACTTGATTGGTTGCCGGAGCACCAGAGCCTACGGAAACAGGTACACGACCTTTTGCCGCATCGATGACAGTTTCTACAACCTTAGCCCTTTCGTTATCGGATAGGACGGCGTATTCTCCAAGTGAACCACAAGGAATCAAACCGTGCATCCCCTTTTCAATCAACCACTCCGAAATATCATAGAGTCTTCTGTAATCAACTTCATAGTCCTCCGTCATCGGTGTTACCAGTGCAACATGGATCCCTTCAAAATGTTTCATATAAATACTCCCTTCTGATAGATTGCAAGTTCGAACAGTATTGCCCCCGTTCACCTTAAAATATTGCAAGATTCATGCCATCTGAAGAAAACCTTGTAAAGTCAAGCCTTTGGTGAAACCTAAACCCAAGTTATACGAATCTTAAGGGAACTTCTTAATACACAAAAATGGTTATATGATCAAAAACGTGATAATAATGTATAAACATTTATACAATGTAAAACTATTTATACGTTTCTTAAAATAAAAGAAGATTACATGACACCCACGTAAGCTTTAAGCTTTTCTTTTTAAAAAATTGTTTTTGTTCATCCTAATAGGAAACCTTCCGAAAGAGGATCAGAAGGATCGATAAAAAATTGATGACTTCCGGTAATAAATGCTGTTCCACTGATTTTAGGAATAATAGCATCAAAGGGTCCAATTTTGGTAGATTCAATAATTTCACCTTTCAGTTGACTTGTAATGATACTCTCGTGAACAAACGGTTGTTTCTCTGCTAATTCACCCTTTTGATATAAAGCGGCCATCCTAGCTGCTGTTCCGGTCCCACATGGCGATCGATCGATTTGCTGGTCGGCAAACACGGTAACATTTCGTAAATGCGATTCCTCTTTCTTAGGCTGATCCGAGAAAATAACACCATAGATCCCTTGAAGCTTGTCTTCCAAAGGATGCTTCACATCAATGGTCTTTTCAATTTCTTCTTTTATTAATTTTCCCCATTTCTGAATTTTGGAAAGCTGTTGGATTTCTACTTGCAAATCGAGATCTTTGGCCTGGACAATCGCATAAAATGCTCCACCAAAAGCGATATCCACCTTAATGGTTTTATGATCTAATGAGATTTCAAAATCTTCCTTATAGACAAAGGATGGAACATTGATGAAGGATACTGATGAGACTTTATGATTGCCATATATAGCTTCCGCAGTGATTTTACCAGCGGGACTATCAATGGTGTATACAGAAGATCCTTCCCCTTTGGTTTCAAGGAACCCCATTTCAATTCCAGCGGTGACAACGCCAATGATTCCATGTCCACACATCGTGCTTAGTCCTTCATTATGCATGAATAAGACTCCAAAATCCGATTCTTTATTTTCCGGGGGAGTCACGATACAGCCATACATCCCATGATGGCCTCTCGGCTCATGCATCAAGATCGTCCTAATCGTGTCCAAATGATCTGTAAAATAAGCTCTTTTTTCCAAAATCGAATCCCCTTTTATCATTGGCAATCCGCCTGTAATGATCCTTAATGGTTCACCGGCAGTATGCGTATCAACCGTCGTCAACATTCGCTTGAATTCCATTT includes:
- a CDS encoding NAD(P)/FAD-dependent oxidoreductase, with the protein product MIDVIIIGGGPAGLTAANTCARNRLQVLVLDEFMKPGGRLLGQLHEEPDGEWWNGMKEASVLASNAHNLGVDVQTGVSVHNLQYNKGYWDVFTNKGKFRSANILLATGAAETPLPLPGWTLPGVMSIGAAQVMTNVHRVKVGEKGIIVGMNILSFAIMRELQLAGIQVDRVLLPPYNALSADSSNPIKIIGDLSEAAHLAPGFIMKWGAKLMHMKALRKIGLNFYPSSGLKIWGVPIQLKQAAVEIVGDKKVEGVKVVKLTVNGDPVPGTERIVEADFVCIAGGLYPLVELAAISGCPFHYIPELGGHIPLHNERMETPVEGLYVAGNITGIESAKIALAQGVVAGLSISQKVTGKIKLEELTNAIDHVQYVREKSIIQFHPDIQKGRKKIERLWNHYYQEKIQNTISV
- a CDS encoding (2Fe-2S)-binding protein, with product MRENQTLVCRCEEVTLEELLRTINTFQCSARELKLRTRAGMGVCGGRTCRSSLDLLISQREGENSSDSIPLKYQPPIRPITFKNLGDI
- a CDS encoding proline racemase family protein, with translation MEFKRMLTTVDTHTAGEPLRIITGGLPMIKGDSILEKRAYFTDHLDTIRTILMHEPRGHHGMYGCIVTPPENKESDFGVLFMHNEGLSTMCGHGIIGVVTAGIEMGFLETKGEGSSVYTIDSPAGKITAEAIYGNHKVSSVSFINVPSFVYKEDFEISLDHKTIKVDIAFGGAFYAIVQAKDLDLQVEIQQLSKIQKWGKLIKEEIEKTIDVKHPLEDKLQGIYGVIFSDQPKKEESHLRNVTVFADQQIDRSPCGTGTAARMAALYQKGELAEKQPFVHESIITSQLKGEIIESTKIGPFDAIIPKISGTAFITGSHQFFIDPSDPLSEGFLLG
- a CDS encoding (2Fe-2S)-binding protein, encoding MDKRIVNHPILDTLADNKEISFSFNGENHKAIEGDTIASALLAKGIRTLRHHEESGNPRGIYCNIGHCFECRVKVRNSETVRACLTPVEDGMMVESLTQYPTPLKGGSWHD
- a CDS encoding aldehyde dehydrogenase family protein; the protein is METTNWIGGEWVKPGGQQRDVMNPSNLSEKVGTIHFSNETDIIEAEAAAKEAYRKWSSLPGAKRGDVLYEMAAVLEKNMTDIAELASSEMGKPITEMKGEVLRGVQLLRYYASEGVRSQGNLVPSSDVNVLQYTKRVPLGVVGLITPWNFPVAIPIWKMAPALISGNTILWKPAEPASLTAVRLGELFAETNLPNGVVNIVIGRGRDVGNALLEKTEINAISFTGSTSTGQRVASICAARNIKYQTEMGGKNAAIVLRDADFQKAASMVVSGAFRSAGQKCTATSRIIVEKEAYEPFVEALKLEMETIKVNHALDKNAYMGPVASKSQFDSVSEYVSVAKKEAELVIEKEIEQGNDNGYFVNPMVVAGISPDHKLVQEEVFGPLAVILTADDFEEAISLANQTVYGLSASIFTQDLSKAHRFLDEADAGMVRVNQETAGVEYQAPFGGMKMSSSHTREQGQAALDFYTTLKTCAIKHTF
- a CDS encoding dihydrodipicolinate synthase family protein, producing MKHFEGIHVALVTPMTEDYEVDYRRLYDISEWLIEKGMHGLIPCGSLGEYAVLSDNERAKVVETVIDAAKGRVPVSVGSGAPATNQVVKWCEHAKGLGASGIMALPPINYKPLEHEITEHYRQISNVGLPVIAYNNPRDYPTDLTPEFLAELEKIENVVAVKEFSGDVRRVHDILEKTSLEVLIGVDDLSLEGPLMGATGWIAGVPNALPEECLELFQLAREGNVEKALPLYRSLLPLFHYDAIPQLVQAIKYMMELNGQPVGPTRPPRLKLDDKTYQDIKHCFDKARSTLQNQ